The following coding sequences lie in one Stigmatopora argus isolate UIUO_Sarg chromosome 5, RoL_Sarg_1.0, whole genome shotgun sequence genomic window:
- the LOC144074473 gene encoding ubiquitin-associated protein 2-like isoform X2, translated as MMTSLVSNQARGTRDKTLPTTTQTTHPQKQIQATAEQMRLAQMIYDKNDAVFEGKVKQLIEVTGKTQDECMVALHDCNEDINRAINLLLESTSDTNSWETVGKKRSLGKEGATAEVKESREKKGGEREVSRGRGGANRRGRGISRGREGRVEENGFEVVPGERGGDRGRRGRGRGAGGRGRGRAAAGARLSQGMGTFNPADYAAGRHENWDGDVNETTEAPATWGGNTEDWTTEDWNEDLSETKVFTSSSTSGNHNVDLTGLLPKPGVSVESDLVDGPSAEDLGQSLVFTNSHHNGRTATHSYAHAASGSGTYAHAALSSAITPGLGYPSAPKPAPVSDARTADQLNGPRLGQRVRQSLAAPSTINGSASKDAVPPVVQNPAPAPPPSVEITPQRLDNGPVTGLHMEMKVQPEPSAVLSQLAQRHQQSSILPTTEPRVMSHSHAPQVPTPPGHESSVLTVRDGCSPGIKLPGVDSPITEPPMRHLKTQKRRVLPPSKIPSSAVEMPGSADISGLKFQFGALDFSSEAGTVDVVQKESTREQGPSAPPGMMSIPAATTPAQQSQSLFSKPASVSEHISGMPTMPDAGFPSPSLGLPSATPTPSLGLPGAAAPPSTVLPPGKRIEGGGTRSLPPHLPFSPSKEIQPSAASLTNGYSTMKAQSTPETAQSPRTVKTESLLINDGGPTHHAPSTGVTTANLTPVPSLNSHVSTSHSSGPPYTTSSSVPATNEESVCANPHTFSIQSSQPHNATISSPLAVSSSNSGLHLSAAPGLNGTSGVLSAANSRTAPLLTTTSGKAPPNLAQGVPPLLASQYIMGPGGLLPAYPIYGYEDLQMLQSRLPMDYYSLAFPGTTATIPGRDGLANNPYSGEATKFGRNDSSSPAPPTSLSTAGVQSQAQQAPQAATQGQGQGQSQGQQTQNPAFLNPPIPPGYGYTGLPYYAGMPGVPSAFQYGPAVFVPPTSAKQPAMGLANPSNQYHQQHQPTYGQHAYGAAFDDLSQVHAGEYNKGGYGGSAQSQVAKSAGSGPGKAPGLSGSGNSGGVPEMNPSIYSKTQSFDKQGFHTGTPPPFTLPSALGGAGPMNPGGAPGYAPGHFLHLLPPHQQPHSQLLHHHLTQDTQGGPGQRGQSSGMQQKSQGSKSSYGSSPYWAN; from the exons atgaTGACTTCTTTGGTCAGCAATCAAGCCCGGGGAACTCGGGACAAAACGCTGCCCACCACCACACAAACCACACATCCACAGAAACAAATACAG GCAACAGCCGAACAAATGCGCCTGGCCCAGATGATTTATGACAAAAATGACGCTGTCTTTGAAGGCAAAGTCAAACag CTGATTGAGGTTACTGGCAAGACTCAAGATGAGTGCATGGTCGCCCTCCACGACTGTAACGAGGACATCAACAGAGCCATCAATCTTTTGTTGGAAAGCACCTCTGACACA AACTCCTGGGAAACAGTCGGTAAAAAGCGGAGCCTAGGAAAAGAGGGGGCTACTGCAGAGGTAAAGGAGAGCCGAGAGAAGAAGGGAGGCGAGCGTGAGGTCAGTCGCGGCCGAGGTGGAGCCAACAGGAGAGGTCGTGGGATTAGTCGAGGACGTGAAG GTCGCGTTGAGGAGAATGGCTTTGAGGTGGTGCccggagagagggggggagaccGTGGACGCAGGGGGCGTGGCAGAG GGGCTGGTGGGCGTGGTCGCGGAAGGGCAGCTGCAGGTGCCAGACTCTCCCAGGGAATGGG CACCTTCAATCCTGCTGATTACGCTGCCGGTCGCCATGAGAATTGGGATGGTGACGTCAATGAAACTACTGAGGCACCTG caacGTGGGGAGGAAACACAGAAGACTGGACTACGGAAGACTGGAATGAAGAC TTGTCTGAGACCAAAGTTTTCACTTCCTCTTCTACTTCTGGAAACCACAA TGTGGACCTGACAGGCCTCCTGCCAAAGCCTGGTGTGTCTGTGGAATCAGACCTTGTTGATGGGCCCTCTGCTGAGGATCTAGGCCAAAGCCTGGTCTTCACAAACTCCCACCACAATGGACGGACAGCAACACACAGCTATGCCCATGCTGCCTCTGGAAGCGGCACCTATGCGCATGCTGCTCTG TCTTCAGCCATTACTCCTGGTTTAGGGTATCCAAGCGCACCCAAGCCAGCGCCTGTGTCTGACGCCAGGACAGCAGATCAGCTCAATGGGCCTCGGCTcggtcagagagtgagacagagccTGGCTGCTCCCTCGACCATCAACGGTAGCGCTTCCAAAGATGCGGTACCACCTGTGGTACAGAACCCCGCCCCAGCCCCCCCACCTTCTGTCGAAATAACTCCTCAGAGATTGGACAACGGACCTGTAACAGGCCTGCACA TGGAAATGAAGGTTCAGCCAGAACCCTCCGCTGTGCTCAGCCAGCTAGCACAGAGGCACCAACAATCCTCCATCCTTCCTACAACGGAGCCACGGGTTATGTCCCATTCCCATGCCCCACAAGTGCCCACGCCACCGG GTCATGAGTCATCAGTCCTAACTGTAAGAGATGGATGCTCTCCAGGAATTAAGTTGCCTGGTGTGGATTCTCCTATCACAGAGCCTCCCATGCGACATCTTAAGACACAGAAGCGTAGAGTACTGCCCCCCTCAAAG ATTCCCTCGTCAGCTGTGGAGATGCCAGGATCAGCAGACATCTCTGGCCTGAAATTTCAGTTTGGTGCATTGGACTTCAGTTCTGAGGCAGGCACTGTTGACGTAGTCCAAAAGGAGTCGACCCGAGAACAGGGTCCATCGGCACCTCCGGGGATGATGTCTATCCCTGCTGCAACAACACCTGCACAGCAGTCACAAAGCTTGTTTTCCAAACCTGCCTCAGTGAG TGAACACATTAGTGGCATGCCCACCATGCCGGATGCTGGCTTCCCATCACCGTCCTTGGGCTTGCCCAGTGCCACACCTACACCTTCTCTGGGCCTCCCGGGTGCAGCTGCTCCACCTTCTACGGTGCTACCCCCCGGAAAGCGCATTGAGGGTGGTGGAACCAGATCCCTACCTCCCCACCTGCCATTCTCTCCGAGCAAAGAGATCCAGCCATCTGCCGCCAGCCTCACG aaTGGTTACTCTACCATGAAGGCACAAAGCACACCGGAAA ctgCACAATCGCCAAGAACTGTGAAAACAGAGTCCCTGCTCATAAATGATGGTGGCCCAACCCACCATGCGCCCTCCACCGGAGTCACAACAGCCAACTTGACACCCGTTCCTTCGCTCAACAG CCATGTGAGCACCTCTCATTCATCTGGACCTCCCTACACCACTAGCTCTTCTGTGCCA GCAACTAATGAGGAGAGTGTCTGCGCCAATCCACACACCTTTTCCATTCAGTCCAGCCAGCCGCACAATGCCACTATCTCGTCCCCATTGGCTGTCAGCAGTTCAAACAGTGGTCTGCACCTATCCGCAGCACCAGGACTGAATGGCACAAGTGGCGTTCTTTCAGCTGCAAACAGCCGCACAGCGCCCCTCCTCACCACAACCTCTG gcAAAGCTCCTCCCAACTTGGCCCAAGGAGTGCCCCCTCTTTTGGCCAGTCAATACATCATGGGCCCTGGTGGCTTGCTCCCAGCTTACCCG ATCTATGGCTACGAGGACCTGCAGATGCTGCAGTCCCGTCTTCCCATG GACTACTATAGTTTAGCATTTCCTGGTACTACGGCCACAATACCAGGAAGAGATGGCCTTGCCAACAATCCTTACTCAG GTGAGGCGACAAAGTTTGGGAGGAATGACTCTTCATCCCCAGCGCCACCTACCAGCCTGTCCACAGCTGGCGTGCAATCACAGGCTCAACAGGCACCACAGGCTGCAACACAGGGACAGGGTCAAGGCCAGAGCCAAGGCCAACAGACCCAGAACCCGGCCTTCCTCAACCCACCGATACCACCAGGCTATGGCTATACTG GTCTGCCATACTACGCGGGCATGCCTGGCGTCCCCTCGGCCTTCCAGTATGGCCCCGCCGTCTTTGTGCCTCCTACTTCAGCCAAACAACCCGCCATGGGCCTGGCCAACCCTTCCAATCAGTATCACCAACAGCATCAGCCTACTTATGGACAGCATGCATATGGCGCAG CCTTTGACGACCTGTCTCAAGTCCATGCTGGGGAGTACAATAAGGGAGGGTACGGCGGCTCTGCCCAATCTCAAGTCGCCAAATCGGCGGGCAGCGGCCCAGGGAAAG CACCAGGATTGTCTGGATCTGGCAACAGTGGAGGCGTACCAGAGATGAATCCATCCATTTACAGCAAAACACAG TCATTCGACAAGCAGGGTTTCCACACGGGGACACCGCCGCCTTTCACCCTTCCTTCGGCCCTGGGCGGCGCGGGACCCATGAACCCTGGGGGAGCGCCGGGCTACGCGCCAGGCCATTTTCTGCACCTCTTGCCTCCGCATCAGCAGCCCCATTCGCAGTTGTTACACCACCACCTCACACAGGACACACAG ggtggtccgggtcagCGTGGCCAGTCGAGTGGCATGCAGCAGAAAAGCCAAGGCAGCAAGTCTAGTTATGGCAGCTCTCCCTACTGGGCCAATTGA
- the LOC144074473 gene encoding ubiquitin-associated protein 2-like isoform X1: protein MMTSLVSNQARGTRDKTLPTTTQTTHPQKQIQATAEQMRLAQMIYDKNDAVFEGKVKQLIEVTGKTQDECMVALHDCNEDINRAINLLLESTSDTNSWETVGKKRSLGKEGATAEVKESREKKGGEREVSRGRGGANRRGRGISRGREGRVEENGFEVVPGERGGDRGRRGRGRGAGGRGRGRAAAGARLSQGMGTFNPADYAAGRHENWDGDVNETTEAPATWGGNTEDWTTEDWNEDLSETKVFTSSSTSGNHNVDLTGLLPKPGVSVESDLVDGPSAEDLGQSLVFTNSHHNGRTATHSYAHAASGSGTYAHAALSSAITPGLGYPSAPKPAPVSDARTADQLNGPRLGQRVRQSLAAPSTINGSASKDAVPPVVQNPAPAPPPSVEITPQRLDNGPVTGLHMEMKVQPEPSAVLSQLAQRHQQSSILPTTEPRVMSHSHAPQVPTPPGHESSVLTVRDGCSPGIKLPGVDSPITEPPMRHLKTQKRRVLPPSKIPSSAVEMPGSADISGLKFQFGALDFSSEAGTVDVVQKESTREQGPSAPPGMMSIPAATTPAQQSQSLFSKPASVSEHISGMPTMPDAGFPSPSLGLPSATPTPSLGLPGAAAPPSTVLPPGKRIEGGGTRSLPPHLPFSPSKEIQPSAASLTNGYSTMKAQSTPETAQSPRTVKTESLLINDGGPTHHAPSTGVTTANLTPVPSLNSHVSTSHSSGPPYTTSSSVPATNEESVCANPHTFSIQSSQPHNATISSPLAVSSSNSGLHLSAAPGLNGTSGVLSAANSRTAPLLTTTSGKAPPNLAQGVPPLLASQYIMGPGGLLPAYPQIYGYEDLQMLQSRLPMDYYSLAFPGTTATIPGRDGLANNPYSGEATKFGRNDSSSPAPPTSLSTAGVQSQAQQAPQAATQGQGQGQSQGQQTQNPAFLNPPIPPGYGYTGLPYYAGMPGVPSAFQYGPAVFVPPTSAKQPAMGLANPSNQYHQQHQPTYGQHAYGAAFDDLSQVHAGEYNKGGYGGSAQSQVAKSAGSGPGKAPGLSGSGNSGGVPEMNPSIYSKTQSFDKQGFHTGTPPPFTLPSALGGAGPMNPGGAPGYAPGHFLHLLPPHQQPHSQLLHHHLTQDTQGGPGQRGQSSGMQQKSQGSKSSYGSSPYWAN, encoded by the exons atgaTGACTTCTTTGGTCAGCAATCAAGCCCGGGGAACTCGGGACAAAACGCTGCCCACCACCACACAAACCACACATCCACAGAAACAAATACAG GCAACAGCCGAACAAATGCGCCTGGCCCAGATGATTTATGACAAAAATGACGCTGTCTTTGAAGGCAAAGTCAAACag CTGATTGAGGTTACTGGCAAGACTCAAGATGAGTGCATGGTCGCCCTCCACGACTGTAACGAGGACATCAACAGAGCCATCAATCTTTTGTTGGAAAGCACCTCTGACACA AACTCCTGGGAAACAGTCGGTAAAAAGCGGAGCCTAGGAAAAGAGGGGGCTACTGCAGAGGTAAAGGAGAGCCGAGAGAAGAAGGGAGGCGAGCGTGAGGTCAGTCGCGGCCGAGGTGGAGCCAACAGGAGAGGTCGTGGGATTAGTCGAGGACGTGAAG GTCGCGTTGAGGAGAATGGCTTTGAGGTGGTGCccggagagagggggggagaccGTGGACGCAGGGGGCGTGGCAGAG GGGCTGGTGGGCGTGGTCGCGGAAGGGCAGCTGCAGGTGCCAGACTCTCCCAGGGAATGGG CACCTTCAATCCTGCTGATTACGCTGCCGGTCGCCATGAGAATTGGGATGGTGACGTCAATGAAACTACTGAGGCACCTG caacGTGGGGAGGAAACACAGAAGACTGGACTACGGAAGACTGGAATGAAGAC TTGTCTGAGACCAAAGTTTTCACTTCCTCTTCTACTTCTGGAAACCACAA TGTGGACCTGACAGGCCTCCTGCCAAAGCCTGGTGTGTCTGTGGAATCAGACCTTGTTGATGGGCCCTCTGCTGAGGATCTAGGCCAAAGCCTGGTCTTCACAAACTCCCACCACAATGGACGGACAGCAACACACAGCTATGCCCATGCTGCCTCTGGAAGCGGCACCTATGCGCATGCTGCTCTG TCTTCAGCCATTACTCCTGGTTTAGGGTATCCAAGCGCACCCAAGCCAGCGCCTGTGTCTGACGCCAGGACAGCAGATCAGCTCAATGGGCCTCGGCTcggtcagagagtgagacagagccTGGCTGCTCCCTCGACCATCAACGGTAGCGCTTCCAAAGATGCGGTACCACCTGTGGTACAGAACCCCGCCCCAGCCCCCCCACCTTCTGTCGAAATAACTCCTCAGAGATTGGACAACGGACCTGTAACAGGCCTGCACA TGGAAATGAAGGTTCAGCCAGAACCCTCCGCTGTGCTCAGCCAGCTAGCACAGAGGCACCAACAATCCTCCATCCTTCCTACAACGGAGCCACGGGTTATGTCCCATTCCCATGCCCCACAAGTGCCCACGCCACCGG GTCATGAGTCATCAGTCCTAACTGTAAGAGATGGATGCTCTCCAGGAATTAAGTTGCCTGGTGTGGATTCTCCTATCACAGAGCCTCCCATGCGACATCTTAAGACACAGAAGCGTAGAGTACTGCCCCCCTCAAAG ATTCCCTCGTCAGCTGTGGAGATGCCAGGATCAGCAGACATCTCTGGCCTGAAATTTCAGTTTGGTGCATTGGACTTCAGTTCTGAGGCAGGCACTGTTGACGTAGTCCAAAAGGAGTCGACCCGAGAACAGGGTCCATCGGCACCTCCGGGGATGATGTCTATCCCTGCTGCAACAACACCTGCACAGCAGTCACAAAGCTTGTTTTCCAAACCTGCCTCAGTGAG TGAACACATTAGTGGCATGCCCACCATGCCGGATGCTGGCTTCCCATCACCGTCCTTGGGCTTGCCCAGTGCCACACCTACACCTTCTCTGGGCCTCCCGGGTGCAGCTGCTCCACCTTCTACGGTGCTACCCCCCGGAAAGCGCATTGAGGGTGGTGGAACCAGATCCCTACCTCCCCACCTGCCATTCTCTCCGAGCAAAGAGATCCAGCCATCTGCCGCCAGCCTCACG aaTGGTTACTCTACCATGAAGGCACAAAGCACACCGGAAA ctgCACAATCGCCAAGAACTGTGAAAACAGAGTCCCTGCTCATAAATGATGGTGGCCCAACCCACCATGCGCCCTCCACCGGAGTCACAACAGCCAACTTGACACCCGTTCCTTCGCTCAACAG CCATGTGAGCACCTCTCATTCATCTGGACCTCCCTACACCACTAGCTCTTCTGTGCCA GCAACTAATGAGGAGAGTGTCTGCGCCAATCCACACACCTTTTCCATTCAGTCCAGCCAGCCGCACAATGCCACTATCTCGTCCCCATTGGCTGTCAGCAGTTCAAACAGTGGTCTGCACCTATCCGCAGCACCAGGACTGAATGGCACAAGTGGCGTTCTTTCAGCTGCAAACAGCCGCACAGCGCCCCTCCTCACCACAACCTCTG gcAAAGCTCCTCCCAACTTGGCCCAAGGAGTGCCCCCTCTTTTGGCCAGTCAATACATCATGGGCCCTGGTGGCTTGCTCCCAGCTTACCCG CAGATCTATGGCTACGAGGACCTGCAGATGCTGCAGTCCCGTCTTCCCATG GACTACTATAGTTTAGCATTTCCTGGTACTACGGCCACAATACCAGGAAGAGATGGCCTTGCCAACAATCCTTACTCAG GTGAGGCGACAAAGTTTGGGAGGAATGACTCTTCATCCCCAGCGCCACCTACCAGCCTGTCCACAGCTGGCGTGCAATCACAGGCTCAACAGGCACCACAGGCTGCAACACAGGGACAGGGTCAAGGCCAGAGCCAAGGCCAACAGACCCAGAACCCGGCCTTCCTCAACCCACCGATACCACCAGGCTATGGCTATACTG GTCTGCCATACTACGCGGGCATGCCTGGCGTCCCCTCGGCCTTCCAGTATGGCCCCGCCGTCTTTGTGCCTCCTACTTCAGCCAAACAACCCGCCATGGGCCTGGCCAACCCTTCCAATCAGTATCACCAACAGCATCAGCCTACTTATGGACAGCATGCATATGGCGCAG CCTTTGACGACCTGTCTCAAGTCCATGCTGGGGAGTACAATAAGGGAGGGTACGGCGGCTCTGCCCAATCTCAAGTCGCCAAATCGGCGGGCAGCGGCCCAGGGAAAG CACCAGGATTGTCTGGATCTGGCAACAGTGGAGGCGTACCAGAGATGAATCCATCCATTTACAGCAAAACACAG TCATTCGACAAGCAGGGTTTCCACACGGGGACACCGCCGCCTTTCACCCTTCCTTCGGCCCTGGGCGGCGCGGGACCCATGAACCCTGGGGGAGCGCCGGGCTACGCGCCAGGCCATTTTCTGCACCTCTTGCCTCCGCATCAGCAGCCCCATTCGCAGTTGTTACACCACCACCTCACACAGGACACACAG ggtggtccgggtcagCGTGGCCAGTCGAGTGGCATGCAGCAGAAAAGCCAAGGCAGCAAGTCTAGTTATGGCAGCTCTCCCTACTGGGCCAATTGA
- the LOC144074473 gene encoding ubiquitin-associated protein 2-like isoform X3 — protein MMTSLVSNQARGTRDKTLPTTTQTTHPQKQIQATAEQMRLAQMIYDKNDAVFEGKVKQLIEVTGKTQDECMVALHDCNEDINRAINLLLESTSDTNSWETVGKKRSLGKEGATAEVKESREKKGGEREVSRGRGGANRRGRGISRGREGRVEENGFEVVPGERGGDRGRRGRGRGAGGRGRGRAAAGARLSQGMGTFNPADYAAGRHENWDGDVNETTEAPATWGGNTEDWTTEDWNEDLSETKVFTSSSTSGNHNVDLTGLLPKPGVSVESDLVDGPSAEDLGQSLVFTNSHHNGRTATHSYAHAASGSGTYAHAALSSAITPGLGYPSAPKPAPVSDARTADQLNGPRLGQRVRQSLAAPSTINGSASKDAVPPVVQNPAPAPPPSVEITPQRLDNGPVTGLHMEMKVQPEPSAVLSQLAQRHQQSSILPTTEPRVMSHSHAPQVPTPPGHESSVLTVRDGCSPGIKLPGVDSPITEPPMRHLKTQKRRVLPPSKIPSSAVEMPGSADISGLKFQFGALDFSSEAGTVDVVQKESTREQGPSAPPGMMSIPAATTPAQQSQSLFSKPASVSEHISGMPTMPDAGFPSPSLGLPSATPTPSLGLPGAAAPPSTVLPPGKRIEGGGTRSLPPHLPFSPSKEIQPSAASLTNGYSTMKAQSTPETAQSPRTVKTESLLINDGGPTHHAPSTGVTTANLTPVPSLNSHVSTSHSSGPPYTTSSSVPATNEESVCANPHTFSIQSSQPHNATISSPLAVSSSNSGLHLSAAPGLNGTSGVLSAANSRTAPLLTTTSGKAPPNLAQGVPPLLASQYIMGPGGLLPAYPQIYGYEDLQMLQSRLPMDYYSLAFPGTTATIPGRDGLANNPYSGEATKFGRNDSSSPAPPTSLSTAGVQSQAQQAPQAATQGQGQGQSQGQQTQNPAFLNPPIPPGYGYTGLPYYAGMPGVPSAFQYGPAVFVPPTSAKQPAMGLANPSNQYHQQHQPTYGQHAYGAAPGLSGSGNSGGVPEMNPSIYSKTQSFDKQGFHTGTPPPFTLPSALGGAGPMNPGGAPGYAPGHFLHLLPPHQQPHSQLLHHHLTQDTQGGPGQRGQSSGMQQKSQGSKSSYGSSPYWAN, from the exons atgaTGACTTCTTTGGTCAGCAATCAAGCCCGGGGAACTCGGGACAAAACGCTGCCCACCACCACACAAACCACACATCCACAGAAACAAATACAG GCAACAGCCGAACAAATGCGCCTGGCCCAGATGATTTATGACAAAAATGACGCTGTCTTTGAAGGCAAAGTCAAACag CTGATTGAGGTTACTGGCAAGACTCAAGATGAGTGCATGGTCGCCCTCCACGACTGTAACGAGGACATCAACAGAGCCATCAATCTTTTGTTGGAAAGCACCTCTGACACA AACTCCTGGGAAACAGTCGGTAAAAAGCGGAGCCTAGGAAAAGAGGGGGCTACTGCAGAGGTAAAGGAGAGCCGAGAGAAGAAGGGAGGCGAGCGTGAGGTCAGTCGCGGCCGAGGTGGAGCCAACAGGAGAGGTCGTGGGATTAGTCGAGGACGTGAAG GTCGCGTTGAGGAGAATGGCTTTGAGGTGGTGCccggagagagggggggagaccGTGGACGCAGGGGGCGTGGCAGAG GGGCTGGTGGGCGTGGTCGCGGAAGGGCAGCTGCAGGTGCCAGACTCTCCCAGGGAATGGG CACCTTCAATCCTGCTGATTACGCTGCCGGTCGCCATGAGAATTGGGATGGTGACGTCAATGAAACTACTGAGGCACCTG caacGTGGGGAGGAAACACAGAAGACTGGACTACGGAAGACTGGAATGAAGAC TTGTCTGAGACCAAAGTTTTCACTTCCTCTTCTACTTCTGGAAACCACAA TGTGGACCTGACAGGCCTCCTGCCAAAGCCTGGTGTGTCTGTGGAATCAGACCTTGTTGATGGGCCCTCTGCTGAGGATCTAGGCCAAAGCCTGGTCTTCACAAACTCCCACCACAATGGACGGACAGCAACACACAGCTATGCCCATGCTGCCTCTGGAAGCGGCACCTATGCGCATGCTGCTCTG TCTTCAGCCATTACTCCTGGTTTAGGGTATCCAAGCGCACCCAAGCCAGCGCCTGTGTCTGACGCCAGGACAGCAGATCAGCTCAATGGGCCTCGGCTcggtcagagagtgagacagagccTGGCTGCTCCCTCGACCATCAACGGTAGCGCTTCCAAAGATGCGGTACCACCTGTGGTACAGAACCCCGCCCCAGCCCCCCCACCTTCTGTCGAAATAACTCCTCAGAGATTGGACAACGGACCTGTAACAGGCCTGCACA TGGAAATGAAGGTTCAGCCAGAACCCTCCGCTGTGCTCAGCCAGCTAGCACAGAGGCACCAACAATCCTCCATCCTTCCTACAACGGAGCCACGGGTTATGTCCCATTCCCATGCCCCACAAGTGCCCACGCCACCGG GTCATGAGTCATCAGTCCTAACTGTAAGAGATGGATGCTCTCCAGGAATTAAGTTGCCTGGTGTGGATTCTCCTATCACAGAGCCTCCCATGCGACATCTTAAGACACAGAAGCGTAGAGTACTGCCCCCCTCAAAG ATTCCCTCGTCAGCTGTGGAGATGCCAGGATCAGCAGACATCTCTGGCCTGAAATTTCAGTTTGGTGCATTGGACTTCAGTTCTGAGGCAGGCACTGTTGACGTAGTCCAAAAGGAGTCGACCCGAGAACAGGGTCCATCGGCACCTCCGGGGATGATGTCTATCCCTGCTGCAACAACACCTGCACAGCAGTCACAAAGCTTGTTTTCCAAACCTGCCTCAGTGAG TGAACACATTAGTGGCATGCCCACCATGCCGGATGCTGGCTTCCCATCACCGTCCTTGGGCTTGCCCAGTGCCACACCTACACCTTCTCTGGGCCTCCCGGGTGCAGCTGCTCCACCTTCTACGGTGCTACCCCCCGGAAAGCGCATTGAGGGTGGTGGAACCAGATCCCTACCTCCCCACCTGCCATTCTCTCCGAGCAAAGAGATCCAGCCATCTGCCGCCAGCCTCACG aaTGGTTACTCTACCATGAAGGCACAAAGCACACCGGAAA ctgCACAATCGCCAAGAACTGTGAAAACAGAGTCCCTGCTCATAAATGATGGTGGCCCAACCCACCATGCGCCCTCCACCGGAGTCACAACAGCCAACTTGACACCCGTTCCTTCGCTCAACAG CCATGTGAGCACCTCTCATTCATCTGGACCTCCCTACACCACTAGCTCTTCTGTGCCA GCAACTAATGAGGAGAGTGTCTGCGCCAATCCACACACCTTTTCCATTCAGTCCAGCCAGCCGCACAATGCCACTATCTCGTCCCCATTGGCTGTCAGCAGTTCAAACAGTGGTCTGCACCTATCCGCAGCACCAGGACTGAATGGCACAAGTGGCGTTCTTTCAGCTGCAAACAGCCGCACAGCGCCCCTCCTCACCACAACCTCTG gcAAAGCTCCTCCCAACTTGGCCCAAGGAGTGCCCCCTCTTTTGGCCAGTCAATACATCATGGGCCCTGGTGGCTTGCTCCCAGCTTACCCG CAGATCTATGGCTACGAGGACCTGCAGATGCTGCAGTCCCGTCTTCCCATG GACTACTATAGTTTAGCATTTCCTGGTACTACGGCCACAATACCAGGAAGAGATGGCCTTGCCAACAATCCTTACTCAG GTGAGGCGACAAAGTTTGGGAGGAATGACTCTTCATCCCCAGCGCCACCTACCAGCCTGTCCACAGCTGGCGTGCAATCACAGGCTCAACAGGCACCACAGGCTGCAACACAGGGACAGGGTCAAGGCCAGAGCCAAGGCCAACAGACCCAGAACCCGGCCTTCCTCAACCCACCGATACCACCAGGCTATGGCTATACTG GTCTGCCATACTACGCGGGCATGCCTGGCGTCCCCTCGGCCTTCCAGTATGGCCCCGCCGTCTTTGTGCCTCCTACTTCAGCCAAACAACCCGCCATGGGCCTGGCCAACCCTTCCAATCAGTATCACCAACAGCATCAGCCTACTTATGGACAGCATGCATATGGCGCAG CACCAGGATTGTCTGGATCTGGCAACAGTGGAGGCGTACCAGAGATGAATCCATCCATTTACAGCAAAACACAG TCATTCGACAAGCAGGGTTTCCACACGGGGACACCGCCGCCTTTCACCCTTCCTTCGGCCCTGGGCGGCGCGGGACCCATGAACCCTGGGGGAGCGCCGGGCTACGCGCCAGGCCATTTTCTGCACCTCTTGCCTCCGCATCAGCAGCCCCATTCGCAGTTGTTACACCACCACCTCACACAGGACACACAG ggtggtccgggtcagCGTGGCCAGTCGAGTGGCATGCAGCAGAAAAGCCAAGGCAGCAAGTCTAGTTATGGCAGCTCTCCCTACTGGGCCAATTGA